The following coding sequences lie in one Mycobacterium gordonae genomic window:
- a CDS encoding sigma-70 family RNA polymerase sigma factor — MVATTQVNEFESLRPHLMSVAYRLTGTVADAEDIVQEAWLRWSTQDGVINDLRAWLTTVVSRLGLDKLRSAAHRRESYTGNWLPEPVVTGFSDAQAADPLSAVVSAEDARFAAMVVLERLRPDQRVAFVLHDGFAVPFAEVADVLSISEASARQLASRARKAVATAPPPEPDPAHAEVVGRLMAAMAAGDLDTVVSLLHPDVTFTGDSNGKAPTAVQTIRGADKVVRFMMGLARRYGDAFYTANHLALINGELGSYTTGFPAEGGHREMAPRITAMTVRDGKVVALWDIANPDKFTGSPLRTDR, encoded by the coding sequence ATGGTCGCGACCACGCAGGTCAACGAATTCGAGTCGCTGCGACCGCATCTCATGTCGGTCGCCTACCGGCTCACCGGAACCGTGGCCGACGCCGAAGACATCGTCCAGGAGGCCTGGCTGCGCTGGAGCACCCAGGACGGCGTCATCAACGACCTGCGGGCCTGGCTGACGACGGTGGTGAGCCGGCTGGGCCTGGACAAGTTGCGCTCGGCTGCGCACCGGCGCGAAAGCTATACCGGCAACTGGCTGCCGGAACCGGTCGTCACGGGCTTCTCGGACGCTCAAGCAGCCGACCCGTTGTCGGCCGTGGTGTCCGCCGAGGACGCCCGGTTCGCGGCCATGGTGGTGCTCGAGCGCCTGCGCCCCGATCAGCGGGTGGCCTTCGTGTTGCACGATGGTTTCGCCGTGCCGTTCGCCGAGGTCGCCGACGTACTGAGCATCAGCGAGGCATCAGCGCGGCAACTGGCGTCGCGCGCCCGCAAGGCCGTCGCCACGGCGCCGCCACCCGAACCCGATCCCGCGCATGCCGAGGTGGTCGGCCGGCTGATGGCCGCGATGGCCGCCGGCGATCTGGACACCGTGGTTTCGCTCCTGCACCCCGACGTGACCTTCACCGGCGACTCCAACGGCAAGGCCCCCACAGCGGTTCAGACCATCCGCGGTGCGGACAAGGTGGTCCGGTTCATGATGGGCCTGGCCCGCCGCTACGGCGACGCCTTCTACACCGCCAACCACCTGGCCCTGATCAACGGCGAATTAGGTTCCTACACAACGGGTTTCCCCGCCGAAGGTGGCCATCGCGAGATGGCGCCGCGGATCACCGCGATGACGGTGCGCGACGGTAAGGTGGTCGCGCTGTGGGATATCGCCAACCCCGACAAGTTCACCGGGTCGCCGCTGCGGACGGATCGGTGA
- a CDS encoding PE domain-containing protein: MSSYVIAAPEAFDLASGQLTEIEQAIREAAAAAAPSTTRIAAAAADEVSAAIAKFFGSYAAELQTLAAKTTQLQAEFERALSGAGAAYAAAEAANALPLLAQAESFFAPIQSQLARDVATVAALLNWGTNAVGLGGLLKFPSTVAFAGPDGVTGVRIGFSFVPIPLGEASFLGIPLGQISYPAPALWYFPTQAGGSVNATGTTYLQHGFGAIGWLYQPLAMELATQTNSVVVAPTIPSIPLPFGIWLSSPQMQQGVGSLFLGSQPVLNVSASQAGFVGTLPQDFVLTGHSAGGNLATMAASNYLTLGGNAGLLKGVVMFDGVANNAAAFGGAIANLQAANIPVYTVAAPPQPWNAFGATTSQLASLYPGQFSGVTLVGGSHVDSMLGDGPVIDLVLQLVTGFSPPGNTAAVYTLATGWINDMYAGFGPTNPMYGIYGPGPTNAYVPPGGQQITLGQATGIVLP; this comes from the coding sequence ATGTCGTCTTATGTGATCGCTGCACCGGAAGCATTCGACTTGGCGTCGGGCCAGCTGACCGAGATCGAGCAGGCGATCAGAGAGGCCGCGGCTGCAGCGGCTCCGTCGACGACGAGGATCGCCGCCGCGGCGGCCGACGAGGTGTCGGCGGCGATCGCCAAATTCTTCGGCAGCTACGCCGCTGAGTTGCAGACGCTGGCCGCGAAGACGACGCAACTGCAAGCCGAGTTCGAGCGCGCGCTGAGCGGGGCCGGGGCGGCGTACGCGGCCGCTGAGGCCGCGAATGCCTTGCCACTTCTGGCCCAGGCCGAAAGTTTCTTTGCGCCGATCCAATCTCAGCTCGCCCGCGACGTCGCGACGGTGGCAGCATTGCTGAACTGGGGCACCAACGCGGTGGGCCTGGGTGGGCTGCTGAAGTTCCCGTCCACCGTGGCCTTCGCGGGACCCGACGGAGTGACGGGGGTCAGGATCGGGTTCTCCTTCGTACCGATTCCCCTCGGCGAGGCATCCTTCCTGGGGATACCACTCGGGCAGATCAGCTACCCAGCCCCCGCGCTGTGGTACTTCCCGACGCAGGCGGGCGGATCGGTGAACGCCACCGGCACCACCTATCTGCAGCACGGCTTCGGCGCCATCGGATGGCTGTACCAACCGTTGGCCATGGAGTTGGCGACGCAGACCAACAGCGTCGTCGTCGCTCCCACCATTCCGTCGATTCCGCTGCCATTCGGCATCTGGCTGAGCAGTCCGCAGATGCAGCAGGGGGTGGGCTCGTTGTTCCTGGGCAGCCAGCCGGTGCTCAATGTCAGCGCCAGCCAGGCCGGTTTTGTCGGCACGCTGCCGCAGGACTTCGTTCTGACCGGACACTCCGCCGGCGGCAATCTCGCCACGATGGCGGCCAGCAACTACCTGACCCTCGGGGGGAACGCCGGCCTCCTCAAAGGGGTGGTGATGTTCGACGGGGTGGCCAACAACGCCGCTGCCTTCGGTGGTGCGATAGCGAATCTGCAGGCGGCGAATATCCCCGTCTACACGGTGGCCGCGCCACCGCAGCCGTGGAATGCGTTCGGCGCCACCACCAGTCAGCTGGCCAGCCTGTACCCCGGCCAATTCAGCGGGGTCACACTTGTCGGCGGCTCGCATGTCGACTCCATGCTCGGCGACGGCCCCGTCATCGACCTCGTCCTTCAGTTGGTGACCGGGTTCTCCCCACCGGGCAACACCGCGGCGGTGTACACACTGGCCACGGGCTGGATCAACGACATGTACGCCGGGTTCGGCCCGACCAATCCGATGTACGGCATCTACGGGCCGGGGCCCACTAACGCTTACGTGCCGCCCGGCGGCCAGCAGATCACCCTGGGTCAGGCCACCGGGATCGTCCTGCCGTAA
- a CDS encoding SCO6745 family protein gives MQRTPELARQFYNRFEPIHALTYFAPEVRSTLDGVGYRGFWMGYFAARSAPLGAVPPEVVTAVFYNFAHARVAKSLPAAWEIAGPDLALRARQESAAAALRRCGVTDDDNVVTAAELAVRAAQGAPVDGRALFAANVALVVPSEPVAALWHATTLLREHRGDGHVAALVAAGISGRESNVFHTAASAVSEEFMKRSRHYDDDEWKACRQRLADRGLLDAHGSLTPEGHELKNHLETTTDALALRVFDGLGDDELHALFSALTPVARTVIAAGDVPAATPMSARLDF, from the coding sequence CTGCAACGAACTCCTGAGCTCGCCCGGCAGTTCTACAACCGCTTCGAGCCGATCCACGCGCTGACCTATTTCGCGCCCGAGGTCCGGTCGACCTTGGACGGCGTGGGTTATCGCGGGTTCTGGATGGGGTACTTCGCCGCGCGTTCGGCGCCCCTGGGCGCGGTGCCGCCAGAGGTCGTCACGGCGGTGTTCTACAACTTCGCGCACGCACGGGTGGCCAAGTCGCTGCCGGCCGCGTGGGAAATCGCCGGACCTGATCTCGCGTTACGCGCCCGCCAGGAGTCCGCCGCCGCGGCCTTGCGCCGGTGTGGCGTCACCGATGACGACAACGTCGTCACCGCAGCCGAATTGGCTGTCCGGGCCGCGCAGGGGGCGCCGGTCGACGGACGGGCGCTGTTCGCGGCCAACGTCGCGCTGGTGGTGCCGTCGGAGCCGGTCGCCGCGCTGTGGCACGCCACGACCCTGCTGCGCGAGCATCGCGGCGACGGCCATGTGGCCGCACTGGTGGCCGCGGGTATCTCGGGACGCGAGTCGAACGTCTTCCACACCGCGGCCAGCGCGGTGTCCGAGGAGTTCATGAAGCGTTCCCGCCACTACGACGACGACGAGTGGAAAGCCTGCCGGCAGCGCCTGGCCGACCGCGGTCTACTCGACGCTCACGGCTCGTTGACCCCGGAGGGACACGAGCTCAAAAACCACCTGGAGACGACCACCGACGCGCTGGCGCTGCGCGTGTTCGACGGTCTCGGCGACGACGAACTGCACGCCTTGTTCAGCGCGCTGACGCCGGTCGCGCGGACGGTGATCGCCGCCGGCGACGTGCCCGCCGCCACACCCATGAGTGCCCGCCTCGACTTCTAG
- a CDS encoding succinate dehydrogenase iron-sulfur subunit, with amino-acid sequence MTEAPAVADTMDPPLPPVPEGAVMVTLKIARFNPDDPDKFAATGGWQSFRVPCLPSDRLLNLLLYIKGYLDGTLTFRRSCAHGVCGSDAMRINGLNRLACKVLMRDLLPKKPGKKLTITVEPIRGLPVEKDLVVDMEPFFDAYRAIKPYLITTGNPPTRERIQSPTDRARYDDTTKCILCACCTTSCPVFWYEGSYFGPAAIVNAHRFIFDSRDEAAAQRLDILNEVDGVWRCRTTFNCTEGCPRGIQVTKAIQEVKRAVMFSR; translated from the coding sequence ATGACCGAGGCCCCCGCGGTTGCTGACACGATGGATCCGCCATTGCCACCGGTTCCCGAAGGCGCGGTGATGGTGACTCTCAAGATCGCCCGATTCAACCCCGATGACCCCGACAAGTTCGCGGCCACCGGTGGCTGGCAGAGCTTCCGGGTGCCGTGCCTGCCCAGTGACAGGCTGCTGAACCTGCTGCTCTATATCAAGGGCTACCTGGACGGGACGCTGACGTTCCGGCGCTCCTGCGCGCACGGTGTCTGCGGCTCGGACGCCATGCGGATCAACGGGTTGAACCGGCTGGCGTGCAAGGTGTTGATGCGCGATCTGTTGCCGAAAAAGCCCGGCAAGAAGCTGACCATCACGGTCGAACCGATCCGTGGCCTGCCCGTGGAGAAGGACCTCGTGGTCGACATGGAGCCGTTTTTCGATGCCTACCGCGCGATCAAGCCGTACCTGATCACCACGGGCAATCCCCCTACGCGGGAACGCATTCAGAGCCCCACCGACCGCGCCCGCTACGACGACACCACCAAGTGCATCCTGTGCGCCTGCTGCACCACCAGTTGCCCGGTGTTCTGGTACGAGGGCAGCTACTTCGGTCCGGCGGCGATCGTCAACGCCCACCGGTTCATCTTCGACAGCCGCGACGAGGCGGCCGCTCAGCGCCTCGACATCCTCAACGAGGTGGACGGGGTGTGGCGCTGCCGCACCACGTTCAACTGCACCGAGGGCTGCCCGCGCGGCATCCAGGTGACCAAGGCCATCCAGGAGGTCAAGCGCGCGGTGATGTTCTCGCGGTGA
- the sdhA gene encoding succinate dehydrogenase flavoprotein subunit, whose protein sequence is MIEQHRYDVVIVGAGGAGMRAAVEAGPQVRTAVLTKLYPTRSHTGAAQGGMCAALANVEEDNWEWHTFDTVKGGDYLADQDAVEIMCKEAIDAVLDLEKMGMPFNRTPEGRIDQRRFGGHTRDHGKAPVRRACYAADRTGHMILQTLYQNCVKHDVQFFNEFYALDLALTQTPTGPVATGVVAYELATGTIHVFHAKAIVLATGGSGRMYKTTSNAHTLTGDGIGIVFRKGLPLEDMEFHQFHPTGLAGLGILISEAVRGEGGRLLNGEGERFMERYAPTIVDLAPRDIVARSMVLEVLEGRGAGPHKDYVYIDVRHLGEDVLEAKLPDITEFARTYLGVDPVKELVPVYPTCHYVMGGIPTTVTGQVLRDNTNTVPGLFAAGECACVSVHGANRLGTNSLLDINVFGRRAGIAAAHYAKSHDFADMPPDPAAMVVGWVRDILSEHGNERVADIRTALQQSMDNNAAVFRTEETLKQALTDIHALKERYSRITVHDKGKRFNSDLLEAIELGFLLELAEVTVVGALNRKESRGGHAREDYPNRDDVNYMRHTMAYKEGTDLLSDVRLDFKPVVQTRYEPKERKY, encoded by the coding sequence GTGATCGAGCAACACCGATACGACGTGGTGATCGTCGGCGCCGGCGGCGCCGGCATGCGTGCCGCGGTCGAGGCAGGCCCGCAGGTCCGCACGGCGGTGCTCACCAAGCTCTACCCGACCCGCAGCCACACCGGCGCGGCCCAGGGCGGTATGTGCGCCGCGCTGGCCAACGTCGAGGAGGACAACTGGGAGTGGCACACCTTCGACACCGTCAAGGGCGGCGACTACCTCGCCGACCAGGACGCGGTGGAGATCATGTGCAAGGAGGCGATCGACGCCGTCCTTGACCTCGAGAAGATGGGGATGCCGTTCAACCGCACCCCCGAGGGCCGCATCGACCAGCGCCGCTTCGGCGGCCACACCCGCGACCACGGCAAGGCCCCGGTCCGGCGGGCCTGTTACGCGGCCGACCGCACCGGCCACATGATCCTGCAGACGCTGTACCAGAACTGCGTCAAGCACGACGTGCAGTTCTTCAACGAGTTCTACGCACTGGATCTGGCTCTCACCCAGACCCCGACCGGCCCGGTGGCCACCGGAGTGGTGGCCTACGAACTGGCCACCGGCACCATCCATGTCTTCCACGCGAAGGCGATCGTGCTGGCGACCGGCGGCTCCGGCCGGATGTACAAGACCACCTCCAACGCGCACACCCTGACCGGCGACGGCATCGGCATCGTGTTTCGCAAGGGGCTTCCGTTGGAGGACATGGAGTTTCATCAGTTTCACCCAACCGGTCTGGCCGGGCTGGGCATTCTGATCTCCGAGGCGGTGCGCGGCGAGGGCGGCCGGCTGCTCAACGGCGAGGGCGAACGCTTCATGGAGCGCTACGCCCCGACCATCGTCGACCTGGCCCCGCGTGACATCGTCGCCCGCTCGATGGTGCTCGAAGTGCTGGAGGGCCGCGGCGCCGGCCCGCACAAGGACTACGTCTACATCGACGTCCGTCACCTCGGTGAAGACGTGCTGGAAGCCAAGCTGCCCGACATCACCGAATTCGCCCGCACCTACCTCGGGGTGGACCCGGTGAAAGAACTGGTGCCGGTCTACCCGACCTGTCACTACGTGATGGGCGGCATCCCGACCACGGTCACCGGACAGGTGTTGCGCGACAACACCAATACGGTGCCGGGGTTGTTCGCGGCCGGCGAGTGCGCGTGTGTGTCGGTGCACGGCGCCAACCGGTTGGGCACCAACTCGCTGCTGGACATCAACGTCTTCGGCCGCCGCGCCGGCATCGCGGCGGCGCATTACGCGAAGAGCCACGACTTCGCCGACATGCCGCCGGACCCCGCGGCCATGGTGGTCGGGTGGGTGCGCGACATCCTCTCCGAACACGGCAACGAACGGGTCGCCGACATCCGCACCGCCCTGCAGCAGTCGATGGACAACAACGCCGCGGTGTTCCGCACCGAGGAGACGCTGAAACAGGCACTCACCGACATCCACGCGCTCAAGGAGCGGTACTCCCGAATCACCGTGCACGACAAAGGGAAACGCTTCAACAGCGACCTGCTGGAGGCCATCGAACTGGGCTTTCTGCTGGAGCTCGCGGAGGTCACCGTGGTCGGCGCGCTCAACCGCAAGGAGTCCCGCGGCGGCCACGCCCGCGAGGACTACCCCAACCGCGACGACGTCAACTACATGCGGCACACCATGGCTTACAAGGAAGGCACCGACCTGCTCAGCGACGTCAGGCTGGACTTCAAACCCGTCGTGCAGACCCGCTACGAGCCGAAGGAGCGGAAGTACTGA
- a CDS encoding succinate dehydrogenase hydrophobic membrane anchor subunit, producing the protein MSSPDRQLGLQEGPGQTAPVKQRSYYRPASLDNPRSPRRRAGIPNFEKFAWLFMRFSGIALVFLAVGHLFIMLMWDNGVYRIDFNYVAQRWASPFWQVWDLLLLWLAQLHGGNGIRTIIDDYSRKNITRFWLNALLTVSMVFTLMLGTYVLMTFNPNIS; encoded by the coding sequence ATGAGCAGCCCCGACCGTCAACTGGGTCTTCAAGAAGGGCCAGGCCAGACCGCGCCGGTCAAACAACGCAGCTACTACCGCCCGGCCAGCCTGGACAACCCGCGGTCACCGCGCCGCCGCGCCGGTATCCCCAACTTCGAGAAGTTCGCCTGGCTGTTCATGCGCTTCTCCGGCATCGCACTGGTGTTCCTGGCCGTCGGCCACCTGTTCATCATGCTGATGTGGGACAACGGCGTGTACCGCATCGACTTCAACTACGTGGCGCAGCGATGGGCCTCACCCTTCTGGCAGGTGTGGGACCTGCTGCTGCTCTGGCTGGCACAGTTGCACGGCGGCAACGGGATTCGCACCATCATCGACGACTACAGCCGCAAGAACATCACCCGGTTCTGGCTCAACGCACTGCTGACGGTGTCGATGGTGTTCACGCTGATGCTCGGCACCTATGTGCTGATGACGTTCAACCCCAACATCTCCTGA
- the sdhC gene encoding succinate dehydrogenase, cytochrome b556 subunit has translation MWAWVLHRISGATIFFFLFVHVLDSAVLRVSPQAYNTVLADYKTPIVGLMEYGLVAAVGFHALNGIRVILIDFWSEGPRYQRRMLWIVAVTFLVMLVMAGVVTGIHMWEHFK, from the coding sequence ATGTGGGCGTGGGTGCTACACCGCATCAGCGGCGCCACGATCTTCTTCTTCCTGTTCGTCCACGTTCTCGACTCGGCGGTGTTGCGGGTCAGCCCGCAGGCGTACAACACGGTGCTGGCGGACTACAAGACGCCCATCGTCGGCCTGATGGAGTACGGATTGGTGGCCGCGGTGGGCTTCCACGCGCTCAACGGGATCCGGGTCATCCTGATCGACTTCTGGTCCGAAGGCCCGCGCTACCAACGCCGGATGTTGTGGATCGTCGCCGTGACATTCCTGGTGATGTTGGTGATGGCCGGCGTGGTGACCGGCATCCACATGTGGGAGCACTTCAAATGA
- a CDS encoding cytidine deaminase → MSDVDWKILRDKAIEASVGAYAPYSRFRVGAAALVDDGRIVTGCNVENVSYGLGLCAECGVVCALHSTGGGRLRALACVDSGGAQLMPCGRCRQVLLEHGGPEMLIDHPAGARALGDLLPDAFGPDDLFRDSR, encoded by the coding sequence ATGTCTGACGTCGATTGGAAGATCCTGCGGGACAAGGCAATTGAGGCTTCAGTCGGCGCCTATGCGCCGTATTCCCGGTTCCGGGTCGGTGCGGCGGCATTGGTCGACGACGGCCGGATTGTGACCGGCTGCAATGTGGAGAATGTCTCATATGGGCTTGGTCTTTGTGCCGAATGCGGCGTCGTGTGTGCGCTGCATTCCACCGGGGGTGGCCGGTTGCGGGCGCTGGCGTGCGTGGACTCCGGCGGCGCGCAGTTGATGCCCTGCGGCCGCTGCCGGCAGGTGCTGCTGGAACACGGCGGCCCGGAGATGTTGATCGACCATCCGGCCGGTGCCCGTGCCCTCGGGGACCTGCTACCCGATGCCTTCGGTCCCGACGATCTTTTTCGGGACTCCCGTTGA
- a CDS encoding thymidine phosphorylase, which yields MSEFAFDAPTVIRTKRDGGRLSDPAIDWVIAAYTDGTVAPEQMSALLMAIFLRGMDRDEIARWTAAMLASGPRMDFTDLRLPTVDKHSTGGVGDKITLPVVPVVAACGAAVPQAAGRGLGHAGGTLDKLESIPGFSANLSNERLREQLRDVGAAIFAAGELAPADAKLYALRDITGTVESLPLIASSVMSKKLAEGAGALVLDVKVGSGAYLKPEARSRELAHTMVELGIAHGVPTRALLTDMHCPLGRTVGNSVEVQESLEVLAGGGPPDVVELTLRLAAEMLELVGVDGVDPAQTLRDGTAMDRFARLVAAQGGDLSKPLPIGRYSETVTAARGGTMGDIDAMAVGLAAWRLGAGRSRPGARVQYGAGIRIHRRPGEPVAAGEALFTLYTETPERLAPALAELDGAFSVGDNPLAPRPLIIDRIT from the coding sequence TTGAGCGAGTTCGCATTCGATGCGCCGACCGTGATCCGCACCAAGCGGGACGGCGGCCGGTTGTCCGACCCGGCCATCGACTGGGTGATCGCGGCCTACACCGACGGCACGGTGGCGCCCGAACAGATGTCGGCACTGCTGATGGCGATCTTTCTGCGTGGCATGGATCGTGACGAGATCGCCCGCTGGACGGCGGCCATGCTGGCGTCGGGCCCTCGGATGGATTTCACCGATCTGCGGTTGCCCACCGTCGACAAGCATTCCACTGGAGGAGTGGGCGACAAGATCACGCTGCCGGTGGTGCCCGTCGTCGCCGCCTGTGGCGCAGCGGTTCCGCAGGCGGCCGGGCGCGGCCTCGGGCACGCCGGGGGCACCCTGGACAAGCTCGAATCCATCCCCGGGTTCAGCGCGAACCTGTCCAACGAGCGGTTGCGCGAACAACTGCGCGACGTCGGTGCCGCCATCTTCGCCGCGGGCGAACTGGCGCCGGCCGACGCCAAGCTGTATGCGCTGCGCGACATCACCGGCACCGTCGAGTCGCTGCCGTTGATCGCCAGTTCGGTCATGAGCAAAAAGCTGGCCGAGGGAGCGGGTGCGCTGGTGCTCGACGTCAAAGTCGGCTCGGGTGCCTACCTCAAACCCGAAGCGCGTTCCCGGGAACTGGCTCACACCATGGTCGAGTTGGGCATCGCGCACGGCGTGCCCACCCGTGCTCTGCTGACCGACATGCATTGTCCGCTGGGCCGGACCGTCGGTAATTCCGTCGAGGTGCAGGAGTCGCTGGAGGTGCTCGCTGGCGGCGGCCCGCCGGACGTGGTGGAGCTGACCCTGCGGCTGGCCGCCGAGATGCTGGAGCTGGTCGGTGTCGACGGTGTGGATCCGGCGCAGACGTTGCGCGACGGCACCGCGATGGATCGGTTTGCCCGTCTGGTGGCCGCCCAGGGCGGTGATTTGTCGAAACCGTTGCCGATTGGTCGGTATTCGGAAACCGTGACGGCCGCCCGGGGCGGCACAATGGGCGACATCGACGCGATGGCAGTGGGGTTGGCGGCCTGGCGTCTCGGTGCGGGCAGATCCCGGCCGGGGGCGCGGGTACAGTACGGCGCCGGCATCAGAATCCACCGGCGACCGGGCGAGCCGGTCGCGGCGGGAGAGGCGTTGTTCACGCTCTACACCGAGACCCCGGAACGCCTCGCTCCCGCGCTGGCGGAATTGGACGGTGCCTTCAGCGTGGGCGACAACCCGCTCGCGCCCAGGCCGTTGATTATCGATCGGATCACGTGA
- a CDS encoding adenosine deaminase — MNLTLEQIRQAPKALLHDHLDGGLRPATVLEIAGEVGYDGLPTTDALELATWFRTRSHSGSLERYLEPFSHTVAVMQTPEALYRVAYECVEDLAADSVVYAEIRFAPELHINRGLSFDEVVDAVLAGFAAGEQVCAAAGTPLKVRCLVTAMRHAAMSREIAELAIRFRDRGVVGFDIAGAEAGHPPTRHLDAFEYMRDHNARFTIHAGEAFGLPSIHEAIAFCGADRLGHGVRIVDDIQVDPDGAVALGRLAAIVRDKRVPLELCPSSNVQTGAVASIAEHPFDLLARSRFRVTVNTDNRLMSDTTMSQEMHRLVEAFGYGWTDLQRFTINAMKSAFIHFDERLAIIDEVIKPRYAVLIG, encoded by the coding sequence ATGAACCTGACCCTCGAACAGATTCGGCAGGCCCCCAAGGCCCTGCTGCACGATCACCTGGATGGCGGGCTGCGCCCGGCGACGGTGCTGGAGATCGCCGGGGAGGTCGGATACGACGGGCTGCCGACCACCGACGCGCTGGAGCTGGCGACGTGGTTTCGCACCCGCTCGCACAGCGGTTCGCTGGAGCGCTACCTCGAGCCGTTCTCGCACACCGTGGCCGTCATGCAGACTCCCGAGGCGCTGTACCGGGTCGCCTACGAGTGCGTGGAGGACCTGGCCGCAGATTCGGTGGTGTACGCCGAAATCCGGTTCGCCCCCGAGTTGCACATCAATCGGGGGCTGTCGTTCGACGAGGTCGTGGACGCGGTGCTGGCTGGTTTCGCGGCGGGGGAGCAGGTGTGCGCCGCCGCCGGTACGCCGTTGAAGGTCCGCTGCCTGGTGACCGCGATGCGCCACGCCGCGATGTCGCGGGAGATCGCCGAGCTGGCGATCCGATTCCGCGACAGGGGAGTGGTCGGATTCGACATCGCCGGCGCCGAAGCCGGGCATCCCCCGACGCGACACCTGGACGCCTTCGAATATATGCGGGATCACAACGCGCGCTTCACGATTCACGCGGGCGAGGCGTTCGGGTTGCCGTCCATTCATGAGGCGATCGCGTTCTGCGGGGCCGATCGGCTGGGCCACGGGGTGCGCATCGTCGACGACATACAGGTTGACCCCGACGGCGCGGTCGCGTTGGGCCGCCTGGCCGCGATCGTGCGGGACAAGCGCGTTCCGCTGGAGTTATGCCCGAGCTCCAACGTGCAGACCGGCGCGGTGGCCAGCATCGCCGAGCATCCGTTCGATCTGTTGGCGCGCAGTCGTTTTCGGGTGACCGTCAATACCGACAACCGGCTGATGAGCGACACCACGATGAGTCAGGAGATGCACCGGCTGGTGGAGGCGTTCGGTTACGGCTGGACCGACCTGCAGCGCTTTACCATCAACGCGATGAAGTCGGCGTTCATCCACTTCGACGAGCGGCTGGCCATCATCGACGAGGTGATCAAGCCGCGGTATGCGGTGCTGATCGGCTGA